One Weissella ceti DNA window includes the following coding sequences:
- a CDS encoding DUF2929 family protein: protein MMKYVNLFVWMFILGEVLGYISSALQGVAYDATATALFSAVMGVVGVVMFFVISRSANPTKS from the coding sequence ATGATGAAATACGTTAATTTATTCGTTTGGATGTTCATTCTAGGAGAAGTTCTAGGATATATCTCAAGTGCTTTGCAAGGTGTCGCTTATGACGCTACTGCAACAGCATTGTTTTCAGCCGTAATGGGAGTTGTCGGAGTTGTTATGTTCTTCGTTATCTCTCGTTCAGCGAATCCAACTAAGTCTTAA
- a CDS encoding CCA tRNA nucleotidyltransferase produces the protein MQIKNLPAEFEAALPILATIEAGGYEAYFVGGSVRDTLLGKPIHDVDIATSAYPDEVKALFDRTVDTGIEHGTVMILDHGQGYETTTFRTESTYTDYRRPDEVTFVRSLEEDLKRRDFTVNALAMKADGTIIDLFDGLSDLDNGILRAVGDANERFNEDALRMVRAVRFAAQLGFKIEESTLVAVHDNAELMTHIAVERTNVEFTKLMQGKAAEYALLEMITTGLFKSMPALGGSELDLVAFAKLLEKNQPQNDEVAWTLLCFELGLSDEEASVFLRTWKHSKDMMNEVRTSLALLYTLSYGEASNFDLYKAGSAIKTALAVAELSELNADTDVLQARYDALVIKNKSELKMTGRELTVDFGLKPGPLFGRLINDLEAAVVAGKLENTSEALMAAVQKAIDNENEKN, from the coding sequence ATGCAAATTAAGAATTTACCAGCAGAATTTGAAGCGGCGTTACCAATTTTGGCAACGATTGAAGCAGGCGGATATGAAGCTTACTTTGTCGGTGGATCAGTTCGTGATACATTGCTTGGGAAGCCAATTCATGATGTGGATATTGCAACATCAGCATATCCAGATGAAGTGAAAGCTTTGTTTGATCGTACAGTTGATACTGGGATTGAACATGGAACAGTGATGATCTTGGATCATGGTCAAGGGTACGAAACAACAACGTTCCGTACTGAATCTACATATACAGATTACCGTCGTCCTGATGAAGTAACCTTTGTGCGTTCATTGGAAGAAGACTTGAAGCGTCGTGACTTTACGGTTAACGCTTTGGCTATGAAGGCCGATGGAACAATCATTGACTTATTTGATGGTTTGTCAGACTTAGACAATGGTATTTTACGTGCCGTTGGGGACGCGAATGAACGCTTCAACGAAGATGCTTTGCGCATGGTGCGTGCGGTTCGTTTTGCGGCGCAATTAGGTTTCAAGATTGAAGAATCTACATTGGTTGCGGTGCATGATAATGCCGAACTAATGACACACATTGCTGTGGAACGTACGAACGTTGAATTTACTAAGCTAATGCAAGGTAAGGCAGCGGAATATGCTTTACTTGAAATGATTACAACTGGACTATTTAAGTCTATGCCAGCCCTAGGTGGTTCAGAATTAGACCTAGTTGCGTTTGCGAAGTTGTTGGAAAAGAACCAACCACAAAATGATGAAGTCGCTTGGACTTTGTTGTGTTTTGAATTGGGACTATCTGATGAAGAAGCAAGTGTCTTCCTACGTACTTGGAAGCACAGCAAGGACATGATGAATGAAGTGCGAACGAGCTTAGCTTTGTTATACACATTGAGCTATGGTGAAGCATCTAACTTTGATTTGTACAAAGCTGGTTCAGCGATTAAGACAGCACTAGCTGTGGCTGAATTAAGCGAATTGAATGCGGATACTGATGTTTTGCAAGCACGTTATGATGCCTTGGTGATTAAGAACAAGTCAGAATTAAAGATGACTGGTCGTGAATTGACTGTCGACTTTGGTTTGAAGCCAGGGCCACTATTTGGTCGCTTGATTAATGACTTAGAAGCTGCGGTTGTGGCGGGTAAGCTGGAGAATACATCAGAAGCATTGATGGCAGCGGTACAAAAAGCAATTGATAATGAAAACGAGAAAAACTAA
- a CDS encoding ABC-F family ATP-binding cassette domain-containing protein, with protein MKQLRAIDLTSIYGEKTLLDHVSFLIETGDRVGVIGVNGSGKTTLMNAISDVVPADSGMIETPNDYTIGYLAQDPVLDDEKNVLEAIFAGAQPVFQLIRDYEAALEAYAAHPEDDKVIANYTKLQAHMDQEEAWLAESEVKAILTQLHLPDFNLQVSQLSGGQRKRVGLAQVLIQAPDLLLLDEPTNHLDFDSIEWLEKYLASYHGAVMTVTHDRYFLDNVTNRIFELSFGQLYEYKGNYEAFVSAKAERVAAQKTADHKNEQLYKQELAWMKAGARARSTKQTARQNRFAEIEAQRGTLQIDEDVEVAIGQSRLGKKVINIEDANLVFDERIILKNFNELVQAHERIGITGPNGTGKSTLLKVIAEQQALDSGVVEIGETVKMAFYTQTTEPIPENKRVFEYLTDVAEAITDRNGNRVSVSDLLEQFLFPSFMHGTLIHKLSGGEKRRLYLLKLLMQEPNVLLLDEPTNDLDIGTLTVLENYLQHFAGTVITVSHDRYFLDKVAQKLLVFHGQGEISRFAGHFSDYLERFGAPTIENAPSKLAEAAEVKEEKPVVEAAPVVEKKKKFTWAEKQEWATIEDDIAALEEKVGELEAAMIENGSDFGKLSDLQREFDATNTALEEKMLRWEELSERAEG; from the coding sequence ATGAAACAATTACGAGCAATTGATTTAACAAGTATCTATGGTGAAAAGACATTGCTTGATCATGTATCGTTTCTAATCGAAACGGGTGATCGAGTAGGTGTAATTGGGGTTAACGGTTCAGGTAAGACGACCTTGATGAACGCCATTTCAGATGTTGTGCCCGCTGACAGTGGGATGATCGAAACACCAAATGACTACACAATTGGATACCTAGCCCAAGACCCAGTTTTGGATGATGAAAAGAACGTATTGGAAGCCATCTTTGCTGGTGCGCAACCAGTCTTCCAATTGATTCGTGACTACGAAGCAGCCTTGGAAGCATATGCGGCACATCCTGAAGATGACAAGGTAATTGCCAACTACACAAAGTTGCAAGCCCATATGGACCAAGAAGAGGCGTGGTTAGCTGAATCAGAAGTTAAGGCCATCTTGACGCAACTACATTTGCCTGACTTTAACTTGCAAGTTAGTCAACTATCTGGGGGACAACGTAAGCGAGTCGGTCTAGCGCAAGTCTTGATTCAAGCGCCTGATTTGTTGTTGCTAGACGAACCAACTAACCACTTGGACTTTGATTCAATTGAATGGTTGGAAAAGTACCTAGCCAGCTACCACGGAGCTGTGATGACTGTTACCCACGATCGTTACTTCTTGGATAACGTCACAAACCGTATTTTTGAATTGTCATTTGGACAATTGTACGAATACAAGGGGAACTATGAAGCATTCGTTTCTGCAAAGGCGGAACGTGTGGCTGCGCAAAAGACAGCGGACCACAAGAATGAACAACTATACAAGCAAGAATTAGCTTGGATGAAGGCCGGTGCCCGTGCCCGTTCAACGAAGCAAACTGCGCGTCAAAACCGCTTTGCTGAAATTGAAGCGCAACGTGGGACTTTGCAAATCGACGAAGACGTTGAAGTTGCCATTGGGCAATCACGTCTAGGTAAGAAGGTTATCAACATTGAGGATGCTAACCTAGTCTTTGACGAACGTATCATTTTGAAGAATTTCAATGAACTAGTCCAAGCGCATGAACGTATTGGAATTACGGGGCCTAATGGAACAGGTAAGTCTACGTTATTGAAGGTTATCGCTGAACAACAAGCCCTAGATTCTGGTGTGGTGGAAATTGGTGAAACTGTTAAGATGGCTTTCTACACACAAACAACGGAACCGATTCCTGAAAACAAGCGTGTGTTTGAATACCTAACTGACGTTGCGGAAGCCATTACTGATCGTAATGGTAACCGTGTCTCAGTATCTGACTTGCTAGAACAATTCTTGTTCCCAAGCTTCATGCACGGAACATTGATTCACAAGTTGTCAGGTGGGGAAAAGCGTCGTCTATACTTGCTTAAGTTATTGATGCAAGAACCAAACGTATTGTTGTTGGACGAGCCAACTAATGACTTGGATATTGGAACTTTGACTGTTTTGGAAAACTACCTACAACACTTCGCTGGAACAGTGATTACTGTTTCCCACGACCGATACTTCTTGGATAAGGTCGCACAAAAGTTGTTGGTATTCCACGGACAAGGGGAGATTTCACGTTTTGCTGGTCATTTCTCAGATTACTTGGAACGCTTCGGTGCACCAACAATTGAAAATGCACCAAGCAAGTTAGCAGAAGCCGCTGAAGTGAAGGAAGAAAAGCCAGTCGTTGAAGCAGCACCTGTTGTTGAAAAGAAAAAGAAGTTCACTTGGGCTGAAAAGCAAGAGTGGGCAACAATTGAAGATGATATTGCAGCGTTAGAAGAAAAAGTTGGTGAACTAGAAGCGGCCATGATTGAAAATGGTTCTGACTTCGGTAAGCTAAGTGATCTACAACGTGAATTTGATGCAACTAATACAGCATTGGAAGAAAAGATGCTACGTTGGGAAGAACTTTCAGAACGCGCGGAGGGCTAA
- a CDS encoding DNA polymerase III subunit alpha, with product MTPLQTKSAFSLLESPMMPQALVENAKQKGYNAVALTDTNILYGMDAFYNAALAADIKPILGLTAELQGMTMSQRFPYILLVENQTGYRNLLHISSLIMSQTEPVSLAGLVDSLEGLYVVVPRISELSLVLGMNSNIDVAGKWLADVQALVPAGHLYLGVTSDMADDMITTYRNLSGAYDVPLVAMDPVEYADPSDQFAAQVVTKIGQGEVLANIALSQKETPTRFLASMADSTERFVTKGLGDAVENADWIAEHSAFEIEATHDNLPETPLPEGETAAEYLADLAERGLVSRLAELGIEDDGRYSNRLAHELGIIDELGFNQYFLIVADMILFAQHEEIRIGPGRGSAAGSLVAYVLGITDVDPIAYDLLFERFLNPERIQMPDIDIDIPDNRREDVLRYLHQRYGHEHVAQIITFSTMAMRAVVRDVARVFGLNPSQIDQLAKTLPREVGMTVADAYEQSQPFKNALIDLPVDGELLVETAKKLEGLPRNASLHAAGVVLSAQAIEQVMPVQLGEDERLVTQLPKGPVERLGLLKMDFLALSNLNILDTALRAVAKVDPDFNINKIDLNDQKTLALFQKGQTNGVFQFESAGMKNMLRDLKPDTFEDIVAANALFRPGPSQNIGHFIARKHGQEAQDVPDESMAAILAPTYGIIVYQEQVMRVAEQFAGFSLGQADLLRRAMSKKDKAQLDAVKTQFVSGAERLGHTAELAEQVYGYIETFAMYGFNRSHAVAYSKLAMQLAYLKAHYPAAFYKAVMNDAIAQRPKIMAYLTEARSIGVEIARPDINTSWQGYTITDKGQLQMGLASIAGLRRDFRETILNERSEHGRYKSLDELIARLPAKYQKPESIEPLIYAGALDGFDTNRKKLVQSLKPIIDAVSFSGGSLDLLAEVKPKEVMVEPFNATEQLDLEFEYLGVYLSGHPIEAYLSLPHQDIANLSLNAPKASILGYVKGVKVIRTKKGDEMAFVDVMDLSGDISVTVFPQLYKQVGKSLEAGAILQIQGTVEAQRKGDGLQMIVNQLQVAQQPEVASGTWYVRYSSDEQGKALNNIIREHKGINPVVAVNEMTGKNTRLEQRHWLAADEATKQALIAVLGSENVVFKA from the coding sequence ATGACACCATTACAAACGAAATCAGCGTTTAGCTTGTTAGAAAGCCCAATGATGCCACAGGCCCTAGTGGAGAATGCTAAGCAAAAAGGGTACAACGCAGTCGCACTAACCGATACAAATATCTTGTATGGGATGGATGCCTTTTATAACGCTGCCTTAGCGGCGGATATTAAGCCAATTCTTGGTTTAACTGCCGAGCTACAAGGAATGACCATGAGTCAACGCTTCCCATACATTCTATTGGTTGAGAATCAAACCGGATATCGCAATCTATTACACATTAGTAGCTTGATTATGAGTCAAACTGAACCAGTATCGTTGGCTGGGTTGGTGGATTCATTAGAAGGACTGTATGTCGTAGTGCCTCGTATTAGTGAATTGTCATTAGTGCTAGGAATGAACAGTAATATTGATGTTGCTGGGAAGTGGCTGGCTGATGTGCAAGCCTTAGTACCTGCGGGACATCTTTATCTAGGTGTGACGTCAGATATGGCCGATGACATGATTACAACATACCGTAATCTATCAGGTGCTTATGATGTACCACTAGTAGCGATGGATCCAGTTGAATACGCTGATCCAAGTGATCAATTCGCCGCACAAGTCGTAACAAAGATTGGGCAAGGAGAAGTCCTAGCTAATATCGCCTTGAGCCAGAAAGAAACACCAACGCGTTTCCTAGCTTCAATGGCTGATAGTACAGAACGATTCGTCACTAAGGGATTAGGTGATGCTGTTGAAAACGCAGATTGGATTGCGGAACATTCAGCGTTCGAGATTGAAGCAACCCATGACAATCTACCAGAAACACCATTGCCAGAAGGTGAAACGGCGGCGGAATACTTAGCTGATTTAGCTGAACGTGGTTTAGTATCACGCTTAGCTGAATTAGGGATTGAAGATGATGGGCGTTATTCAAATCGTTTAGCACATGAATTAGGCATTATTGATGAATTGGGATTCAATCAATACTTCTTAATCGTGGCTGACATGATTCTATTTGCGCAACATGAAGAAATTCGCATTGGACCAGGGCGTGGATCTGCGGCTGGTTCTTTAGTTGCGTACGTATTAGGGATCACTGATGTGGATCCCATTGCGTATGATCTATTGTTCGAACGTTTCTTGAATCCAGAACGTATTCAAATGCCCGATATTGATATCGACATCCCCGACAACCGCCGTGAAGATGTCCTGCGTTATCTACACCAACGTTATGGTCATGAACACGTCGCCCAAATCATCACATTCTCAACGATGGCGATGCGTGCCGTCGTCCGTGATGTTGCCCGTGTCTTTGGACTGAATCCCTCACAAATTGACCAACTAGCCAAGACACTACCACGTGAAGTTGGCATGACCGTGGCGGACGCTTATGAACAATCACAACCTTTTAAGAACGCATTAATCGACTTGCCCGTTGATGGTGAACTATTAGTTGAGACAGCTAAGAAGTTAGAAGGATTACCTCGTAATGCATCTTTGCACGCGGCTGGGGTCGTCTTGTCTGCGCAAGCCATTGAACAAGTTATGCCAGTCCAACTAGGCGAAGATGAACGGCTAGTCACCCAATTACCAAAGGGTCCAGTTGAACGCCTAGGCCTTTTGAAGATGGATTTCTTGGCGCTATCTAACTTGAATATCTTAGATACAGCCTTACGTGCCGTCGCCAAAGTAGATCCAGACTTCAACATCAATAAGATTGATTTGAATGATCAAAAGACACTTGCTTTGTTCCAAAAGGGACAAACAAATGGGGTCTTCCAATTTGAATCAGCTGGGATGAAGAACATGTTGCGCGATTTGAAGCCTGATACGTTTGAAGATATCGTAGCGGCGAATGCCTTGTTCCGCCCAGGACCTAGTCAAAACATTGGTCACTTCATTGCCCGTAAGCATGGACAAGAAGCACAAGATGTTCCTGATGAAAGTATGGCCGCGATTCTAGCACCAACTTACGGGATTATTGTCTACCAAGAGCAAGTTATGCGTGTTGCCGAACAATTCGCTGGTTTCTCACTTGGGCAAGCCGACTTATTACGTCGTGCGATGTCTAAGAAGGATAAGGCCCAATTGGATGCAGTGAAAACTCAATTTGTGAGCGGAGCCGAGCGTCTAGGCCATACTGCTGAACTTGCGGAACAAGTTTATGGGTATATTGAAACCTTTGCGATGTATGGATTTAACCGTTCACACGCGGTGGCTTATTCAAAGCTAGCCATGCAATTGGCTTATTTGAAGGCGCATTATCCAGCGGCTTTCTATAAAGCGGTTATGAATGATGCGATTGCGCAACGTCCAAAAATTATGGCGTATCTAACTGAAGCACGTAGTATTGGCGTTGAAATTGCCCGACCTGATATTAATACGAGTTGGCAAGGTTATACGATTACGGACAAAGGTCAATTACAGATGGGCTTGGCCTCAATTGCGGGTCTTCGTCGTGACTTCCGTGAAACGATTCTGAATGAACGTTCAGAACATGGTCGTTATAAGTCATTAGACGAATTAATTGCGCGTTTACCTGCGAAGTATCAAAAGCCAGAGAGTATTGAACCACTAATTTATGCTGGTGCATTAGATGGATTCGATACGAATCGTAAGAAGCTGGTGCAATCATTAAAGCCAATCATTGATGCCGTTTCATTCTCAGGTGGGTCCTTAGATCTATTGGCAGAAGTTAAGCCAAAAGAAGTGATGGTTGAACCGTTCAATGCAACGGAACAATTAGATTTGGAATTTGAATACCTAGGTGTTTATTTGAGTGGTCATCCAATCGAAGCGTACCTATCATTACCACATCAAGATATTGCGAACTTGAGTTTGAATGCACCAAAGGCATCCATCTTAGGTTATGTGAAGGGTGTCAAAGTCATTCGTACGAAGAAGGGTGACGAAATGGCCTTCGTTGATGTGATGGATCTAAGTGGTGATATCTCAGTAACCGTCTTCCCGCAATTGTATAAGCAAGTGGGAAAGTCGCTGGAAGCAGGGGCTATTCTGCAAATTCAAGGAACCGTTGAAGCCCAACGTAAGGGGGATGGTTTGCAAATGATCGTGAACCAATTACAAGTAGCTCAGCAACCTGAAGTTGCGAGTGGGACTTGGTATGTCCGTTATAGTTCAGATGAACAAGGGAAAGCCTTGAATAATATCATTCGTGAGCATAAGGGGATCAATCCAGTTGTGGCTGTGAATGAAATGACGGGTAAGAATACGCGGCTAGAACAACGTCATTGGTTAGCCGCCGATGAAGCCACAAAACAAGCATTAATTGCCGTATTAGGGTCTGAAAACGTCGTCTTTAAAGCATAA
- a CDS encoding dihydrofolate reductase encodes MAEVNLIWAETNDGTIALDGGIPWTQKADLKFFKEETINQVIVMGRNTMNSFRGRPLPNRVNLVLTRNEDLEVPEGFQKVYDVESAMEIADEAGTKLQIIGGKPIYESFMAVADHLYVTYLDTDFRGDVHMDKVDKTEWRGEEIAHGPADHENDFDYSIVKYTRF; translated from the coding sequence ATGGCAGAAGTAAATTTGATCTGGGCTGAAACAAATGATGGAACGATCGCTCTTGATGGTGGGATTCCATGGACACAAAAGGCTGACTTGAAGTTCTTTAAAGAAGAAACAATCAATCAAGTAATCGTAATGGGACGTAATACAATGAACAGCTTCCGTGGCCGTCCATTGCCTAACCGTGTCAATCTAGTATTAACACGGAACGAAGACTTGGAAGTTCCTGAAGGATTCCAAAAGGTCTACGATGTTGAATCTGCAATGGAGATTGCGGATGAAGCTGGTACTAAGCTACAAATTATCGGTGGAAAGCCTATCTATGAATCCTTCATGGCCGTGGCTGACCACTTGTACGTCACTTACTTGGATACTGACTTCCGTGGTGATGTCCACATGGATAAGGTTGATAAGACTGAATGGCGTGGTGAAGAAATCGCACATGGTCCTGCGGATCACGAAAATGATTTTGACTACTCAATCGTTAAGTACACACGTTTCTAA
- a CDS encoding site-specific integrase: MTQILFSEYFTEWVTLYKVGAVRDVTLSKYWNTLGHIKRLAPEIYLEDLNRVVYQKLLNDFAVDHERQTTMDFHHHLKASLLDALEESMIPLDPTRKAVIKGVVNREHKSKFLHQKEMSALLESLNLGMEINNDYLIALIAKTGLCISECLGLTPKDFDFRQHMISINKTWNYKHPTGEFAPTKNHSSIRKIPLDWQTAMMFSQLIKDLPADEPIFVTPGKKIYIQTLNDRLARQCKKAGVTVISMHGLRHSHASLLLYAGVSIATVSRRLGHSTMNTTQRIYLHVIQELENADNDKIMRYLTSLT; this comes from the coding sequence ATGACACAAATTTTATTTTCAGAGTACTTTACGGAATGGGTCACTTTGTACAAAGTAGGTGCGGTTAGAGATGTTACGTTGTCAAAATATTGGAATACACTAGGACATATTAAGCGCCTAGCACCAGAGATTTATTTAGAGGACTTAAACAGAGTTGTATATCAAAAACTGTTAAATGATTTTGCTGTGGATCATGAACGGCAAACAACGATGGATTTTCACCATCATTTGAAAGCGTCATTATTAGACGCTCTAGAAGAAAGTATGATTCCTTTAGATCCAACACGAAAAGCAGTTATTAAAGGTGTTGTTAACCGAGAACATAAGTCTAAGTTTTTACATCAAAAAGAAATGTCGGCATTACTAGAGTCTTTAAATCTAGGAATGGAAATAAACAACGATTATTTAATCGCATTAATTGCTAAAACAGGATTATGTATTTCAGAATGTTTAGGTCTGACTCCGAAAGATTTTGATTTTAGACAACACATGATTAGCATTAATAAAACATGGAATTATAAACATCCAACAGGTGAATTTGCGCCTACGAAAAATCACTCATCAATTCGTAAAATTCCATTAGATTGGCAAACCGCTATGATGTTTTCGCAATTGATCAAAGACTTACCTGCAGATGAGCCTATTTTTGTAACACCAGGTAAGAAGATATACATTCAAACATTAAATGATAGGTTAGCTAGGCAATGTAAGAAAGCAGGAGTAACTGTAATCAGTATGCATGGGCTACGACATTCGCATGCATCATTACTGTTGTACGCAGGAGTTTCGATTGCAACAGTTTCTAGACGATTAGGACATTCAACAATGAACACGACACAACGAATTTATTTGCATGTTATTCAAGAATTAGAAAACGCAGACAATGATAAGATTATGCGATATTTGACATCTCTAACGTAA